The stretch of DNA aaattaaaaaccaggagaaaattTTCTGTGGCCAAATTTGGCCAGTTGACCAGCAGATGTACTATAAATCGTACTTCCTCTTCATCTTTGGCATTGAATTTGTAGCACCTGTGATTACCATGACCTTGTGCTATGCCAGGATCTCTCACGAGCTTTGGTTTAAAACCGTCCCAGGATTTCAGACAGAACAAATCAGAAAGAGGCTTCGgtgcagaaggaaaactgtTATGGTACTGATGTGCATCCTGACTGCCTATGTTCTCTGCTGGGCACCTTTCTATGGCTTCACAATTGTCCGGGACTTCTTCCCCACCATCTTTGTGAAAGAGAAACATTATCTTACTGCCTTTTACATAGTTGAGTGCATCGCCATGAGTAATAGCATGATAAACACCATGTGTTTTGTAACCGTGAAAAACAACACCATGAAGTACTTCAAGAAGATCATGCTGCTCAGATGGAGGTCAACATATAAGGGAAGCAAATCTAGCACAGATTTGGACCTGAGAACAAGTGTAATGCCAATCACAGAGGAAGTAGACTGCATAAAACTACAAtaaattttctgcagttctAATCTCACCTTTTTTGGAGAGGGGGTAAAGAGGAAATAATACCTTCTCAGAAGCTTCTCCCTTGTCTGTGGGAATACCCACCACTGGTGAGAGCCCTCAAGAAGCAGCCTACTTTGCATTCCCACCAGAACTCTTCTCACTGGACTACTGGATATTCCCCCAAGTTGAACTGATGCTGTGCTTCAGTTCACACAGCTGTAAATTTGGGATGTAGACACTTATTTTAGAGTTGTTTAAGAAGAACAAAGAAGTCTATGAATGTATTAGAGCATATTACAATGATGGAAAATTTGAGTGCTGACTCTAGCAGTGATGCTTCCTTGTTTCTTAAGAGAAACCTCTAAACCCCTTTGAGCTTATGACTTGTATATTTAAGCTATTTGgtgtccttttctttctg from Corvus cornix cornix isolate S_Up_H32 chromosome 3, ASM73873v5, whole genome shotgun sequence encodes:
- the PROKR1 gene encoding prokineticin receptor 1 isoform X2, whose amino-acid sequence is MTKTCTFFAARIVIGVALVGIMLVCGIGNFIFIAALARYKKLRNLTNLLIANLAISDFIVAIVCCPFEMDYYVVRQLSWEHGHVLCASVNYLRTVSLYVSTNALLAIAVDRYLAIVHPLKPRMNYQTATFLIALVWIVSILVAIPSAYFATETVLFKIKNQEKIFCGQIWPVDQQMYYKSYFLFIFGIEFVAPVITMTLCYARISHELWFKTVPGFQTEQIRKRLRCRRKTVMVLMCILTAYVLCWAPFYGFTIVRDFFPTIFVKEKHYLTAFYIVECIAMSNSMINTMCFVTVKNNTMKYFKKIMLLRWRSTYKGSKSSTDLDLRTSVMPITEEVDCIKLQ